A section of the Hevea brasiliensis isolate MT/VB/25A 57/8 chromosome 17, ASM3005281v1, whole genome shotgun sequence genome encodes:
- the LOC131175595 gene encoding class V chitinase CHIT5b-like, whose protein sequence is MASLKFIHFLSIIILLTITAGSGCAMASLPAVKGAYWPSWSETFPPSAIDTSLFTHIYYAFLMPNNVTFKFEIPDSTAALLLNFATTLHHKNPPVKTLISIGGGGADPPMFARMASEAKSRQVFVNSAIEVARKFGFDGLDLDWEFPKDPKEMQDLGHLFKDWRDAIQKEAKSTKKAPLLLTAAVYFSVEFLWDEIYRKFPVEPMKNNLDWINVMCYDYRGSWDTTATGAQALLYDPKSNISTSYGLASWIRAGMPQHKVVMGLPLYGKTWKLKDPNVNGIGAPAVGVGPGDDGVLIFSEVVKFNKKNRATVVYDAETVSTYSYAGSTWIGYDDTMSTTTKIGFAKAHGLRGYFFWAISFDDEWEISTQASRAWTI, encoded by the exons ATGGCTAGCCTTAAATTTATACACTTCCTTTCAATTATTATCCTCTTGACCATCACCGCTGGTTCAGGATGCGCCATGGCGTCGCTGCCAGCAGTCAAAGGTGCTTATTGGCCTTCATGGTCTGAAACATTTCCACCATCTGCCATAGACACAAGCTTATTCACTCATATCTACTATGCTTTTCTCATGCCAAATAATGTAACGTTCAAGTTCGAAATACCCGATTCGACTGCTGCTCTCCTTCTCAATTTTGCAACCACCCTTCACCATAAAAATCCGCCGGTGAAAACCCTCATCTCTATTGGCGGAGGAGGTGCTGATCCTCCTATGTTTGCTAGGATGGCATCAGAGGCAAAGTCACGTCAGGTGTTCGTAAATTCAGCTATCGAAGTAGCAAGAAAATTTGGGTTTGATGGGCTAGATCTTGACTGGGAATTCCCTAAAGATCCAAAAGAGATGCAAGACTTGGGCCATTTGTTTAAAGATTGGCGTGATGCTATCCAAAAGGAGGCTAAGTCCACAAAAAAGGCTCCTCTGCTGCTCACGGCGGCCGTGTACTTTTCCGTCGAGTTCTTATGGGATGAGATATACCGAAAGTTTCCAGTGGAACCAATGAAAAACAATTTGGACTGGATTAATGTAATGTGTTATGATTATCGTGGTTCGTGGGATACAACAGCCACAGGAGCCCAAGCTTTATTGTATGATCCAAAGAGTAATATAAGCACAAGCTATGGGCTTGCATCATGGATAAGGGCCGGAATGCCTCAGCACAAGGTTGTTATGGGCCTGCCATTATATGGGAAGACTTGGAAGCTCAAAGACCCCAATGTAAATGGAATCGGAGCCCCGGCGGTCGGGGTTGGCCCGGGAGACGACGGTGTGCTGATTTTTTCCGAGGTGGTGAAGTTCAACAAGAAGAATAGAGCAACAGTGGTGTATGATGCGGAAACTGTATCTACATATTCGTATGCTGGATCAACATGGATTGGGTATGATGATACCATGTCCACCACTACTAAAATAGGATTTGCTAAGGCTCATGGGCTTCGTGGGTATTTCTTTTGGGCCATTAGCTTTGATGATGAGTGGGAAATCTCAACACAGG CTTCAAGGGCATGGACTATTTGA
- the LOC110651196 gene encoding uncharacterized protein LOC110651196 — MPRASKRKAAPLNSSSVTSASDYRAGKAKSKEIERIDRLFNLYANTSLGMIDPEGIESLCSDMKVRHTDVRILMLAWKMKAQKQGYFTQEEWRTGLKALQADTLNKLKKALPELEKEVGIQANFEDFYSYAFRYCLAEEKQKSVDIETICELLDLVLHSQFCSKVDLLIEYLKIQSDYKVINWDQWMNFLRFCKEISFPDFENYDANQAWPLILDNFVDWMKEKHR, encoded by the exons ATGCCTCGCGCATCAAAGAGAAAAGCGGCCCCACTCAATTCCTCCTCCGTCACATCAGCTTCTGACTATCGTGCTG GTAAGGCCAAATCAAAGGAGATAGAACGGATTGATCGCCTATTTAATTTGTATGCAAATACCTCATTAGGCATGATTGA CCCGGAAGGAATCGAGTCTTTGTGTTCAGACATGAAAGTCCGACATACTGATGTTAGGATTCTGATGCTTGCATG GAAGATGAAAGCTCAAAAGCAGGGTTATTTTACTCAA GAAGAGTGGCGGACAGGGTTGAAGGCTCTTCAAGCTGATACTCTTAACAAATTAAAGAAAGCACTACCTGAATTAGAGAAAGAG GTGGGTATACAAGCAAACTTCGAGGATTTCTATTCTTATGCATTTCGGTATTGCCTAGCAG AAGAGAAGCAAAAAAGTGTAGACATTGAGACCATTTGTGAATTGTTGGATCTTGTACTTCATTCCCAATTCTGTTCCAAGGTTGATTTATTAATTGAGTATCTAAAG ATCCAAAGTGATTACAAAGTGATAAACTGGGACCAATGGATGAATTTTCTTCGTTTTTGCAAGGAG ATTAGCTTTCCAGATTTTGAGAACTATGATGCAAATCAAGCTTGGCCTTTGATCCTAGACAATTTTGTTGACTGGATGAAAGAAAAGCATAGGTAG